The genomic stretch TTCCAACCTTTACATTCAATCTTTTATCAGCTAGTAAATTCACTTCAACCACGAAAGATTGTCTTATTGTTCTTTCTAATTGTTGTGTTATTTAGGACTTGTCATCATGGATGATGATTGGCATAGTTAAGCTCTAAGATGGTCTCTTTTACTTGTAGTCTCATTTCCAACCTATAATGTTTCATGTTGATGCTCATGTTGCTTCTTATTCCAATAAAACTGCTTCTAATTAATTGTTAGCATTTTGtgccctaatactagatttggatgacatctagttGGCTTGTTTTTATGCATTCATTATATCTTTGTATAAAactataaaagacaaggtttttttcattcatattttctccaatcaattatatgaatgagtccatAGATTTTGtgtgtgagaatcttatttTCAATTAGTGTTGAGACTATGTGATAGGATTCTCTAGTAACAGAACTTTTTACATTATtcttagtccttagattcttcaGATGGGGACttcgattaatcgagtatgaacTAGCACAGGGGTTACTATCTTGTTCAATATGGGATACCGATGGAAGTGTGGTGTGTCACGCTTCATATAACATAAGATGTCCCTAGTAGACCTGTGGTTGGTCATTAGAGAATGATCAACTAAATGTGACActgatgactgaccacatggcctggtggataatggtcgtATCATCAGGTTgtgatggtgtgttgatccttatATTTGAACCAGcacagttgttttgtgtattggtgtgtggAATTTACTAATGAGTTGAGTCATCTAATTGGAAGATGGgaacgttcatctatgtggttccatattgctggtatatggagaTAGGTGTTGAGAATAAAATCTATCACCCTCGTCAATATTTTATAGGGTGAACGTCTTATGCGATCTACTACTATTAGTGTGACGGGATAGTCCCTAGCCAGAACAAATTGAAAGTTAGAAAATGTATTTCCTAAGGTGTCATTTAGTCACATTAATAAAgtttgacacatagttactgagttcgTGAGTTTATCACTCAATGACTCTTACTCAATTGGGACGTTAAGTGATGGAAAGATTATAACATACAGTgatcgtcaactgtaataggttcacttgaagtgagatttCACTACCACCTATGCTTTCATGAACTGCTACTAGGCATTATTCAGGAACTCTTGGAATGTCATGGGGATTTGGAAAAGTTTCAGTGATAGGTCAAAGGGTTAACTAGTACCAAAAATGGTTTCAGTATTATCTGATTGCTAGggggtagtgaacctagaaagtcacacaccatatagtattGCGTTTGTTATCAACATCGTGTGCCCAAAATTTCTCTAAAAGTTGTTGTTCAAAAGTTGACCCTTGGCCCTACCTGTCAATAGTTGAAATGCATACTGTATAGTTAAAATGCATATTGCATAGTTGATTCCATAGTGAAATTGCATAGTAAAATTGATTGATTGCATTGAATTATTGGGATAATGGGGTGTCAAACGTGAGGATTAATTGAATTAGGAGAAGAATGAAATAATATagatagaaaagagagaataaaTTAAGGGAAGCAGATTTCTTTACTTCCCACGCAggcattcttttctttttcatcttcttcctcatttgcCACCTCTGAAAATATTTTACTGCCATAGAAATTATACATGTGAAGGTCATGCGTATAATTTTGAAACGCAGACACCAGTAATTAGTACGCAAACCCTTTGTGTCTAACAAGGGAAGATGTGACCGGAACAATATCATTCAGTGTACTAGGTGTGGATAGACTAGGACCACCACAACATGAGGTGGATACGATCTTAGTATAGAAATTGTTTATATATCCCAACCATACATCAGATAGTAagtatgaatttatttatattcaattgttAAATATGCGTGTTACTTAAATACCCAACCTTTGTATgacgtgtatattatattctgCTGTATGTATCTAATACacgataaaaattttatttttatctgtaCGGTTGTACTATTGTTTCCCTTCATTAATGTTTCCTCAAATGTATGGCATCATAAGCTAGGATATATCTCTagtaaaaattttcatattttgcagTCCGTTGTACCCAATTTGTCACTTGTAAACAATTCTTGTTTGACTTGTCCTAAAGCAAAGTTGAAACgttctccttttcttgttcaTACTAATCGTTATGTTACTTTCTTTGATCTAGTGCATATGGATATATGGGGTCCATATTCCCAACCTGATATTGCTtgaaatcaatatttttttaccaTTAATGTTGATGATTTTTCGAGATGTTCTTGGCTATTCTTATTGAAAACAAAATCAGAGGTCCCTAAACTAATCTagcaattttattatttaatccTTAATCAATTTCACAAGTCTATTAAGGCCATTAGAACTGATAACTGACTTGAATTCTCTTTGCCTTCCTTTTATGCTTCAAAAGGGATTTTCCATCAAACAAGTTGCGTTTATACCCCCAACAGAATGAAGGGGTGGAACGAAAACATCAAACCATCCTAAACATTGCCAAAGCCCTTTTATTTCATGCTTCCTTACCTATCAAATTCTGGGGTGATGCCGTGCTTACTGCCACTTATCTTATTAACAAAACTCCATCCCCTATTCTAGACAACAATACACCCTATGAATTCAATAAACTGCCTCGTTATAGTCATCTTAGATCATTTGGATGCTTATGCTTTGCAGCTAAACTTATTGCTCAAGGAAGGAAATTTGATTATCAAGCTAGGAGATGTATATTCTTGGGTTATCCTGTTGGTGTCAAAGCTTATAAATTCTATGATTTGGATTCCaacaatatttttctttccagAGATGTTCAATTTCACGAAGATATTTTTCCCTTTCATGATACTACACATTAAACCATTGTTCATGCTTTTGTTTTTGCTGATGTTCCTAATTTGTTTCTTCCATCCTTTACTTGAACAcctattgttgtttttgtttctcCTTATATATCTATATTCTCATTCTGTTGATATATctgatgttttgcctttgatatggttttgataataaaaaataattatattttgatgatggaATTATTTTGCAAAGGTTATTAACTTGGTGCtctaaattacttttatatgttctattaagtaccaaaatcaaaattaatatcatcatgcaatccaatgccaaaaatcttgttataaatTTGTTGATGGTATTtggaaaattatattttattttttattttgttgctcAATTTCAAGCTCTTCAAATGCATTTTAAAacattgaaattaatttaaaattattttttgcataagCAATCTATTGACTATTTCTTATAAGTTACCGAccatttactcttataatgtCAACCATTTTTAAACCTTGTTGATCGTTTTTATACAAGCTCTTAGTTGTTGGTTGTCGACCATCTCTACATCATGAACTGTCGACCATTCTTCAATATTGTCAACCATTCTTCATCAATTGTTGACcgatgtttaaattttaaactaactTGTTGACCAATTATTGGAATGTGTCGATCCTTTTTATTGCAAAGACTTCTAATGGCTAGTTTTACAAGCTCCAACGGCtataaacaattagtttcttttgaaATTCTTGTGATGTCTATAAATACCATTCAAGAAAGCTCTTGAGACAaccaagaaagaagaataaattcatttgaggTAACATTTGTATTTTTACTTCTCCACTCTACTtgtgctttcatttttctctcaaaaggctttaattattatttgtatcattttgttcaacccttgtgtttattttgagagatcttataACAAAGAGTAACTACTCTTAGATAATTTCTTTTGTAtcattcttgtatttcctaatttgtgagctagagggcctactgaATTTTGGTAAAAGGTGGTATGAGGTTTTAGTTAAGTGTTtcaaattcttagtgaggaggtCAGGGAGTGGATTAGGCTAGGTTTAGCCAAACTACTATAAATAGCTTGTGTCCCTCTTGCATTTTATCTTAGTTGTGATTCATtgatttatcaatttattttcaaaacctcctaaaagtttttaatttttgcaaacaCACAATTCACTCCCTCTTAGGttgtggtgccattgctatacaaacctaacaatatcttcttcttctccttctcctattGTTTCTCCTAATTCTACtactaacttaattaattaatcttgcTCCTACTATACTTGCTTCCCCACCTATTACCTCTGTACAACCTAGATGCAGCACTAGACCTATCAAACCACCTTCTTACCTTAAGAACTACTACACCAACCTACAGTTTTTTGATTCTCTACCTTCCTCATCCAATGATTGTACTCTCTATCCTATTCAAAACTTCGTTTCATATGAAAACTTGTCCCCATAGTACAAAGCGTTTACCTGTTCTATCTCCACCACTTTTTAACTAACCACTTATACTCAAGCAAGTCAGTTTGCTCATTAGCAACATGCCATGTAAGAAGAACTAAAAGCTTTAAAGGAGAACAAAACATGGCAGATTGTTCCTTTACCATCAAGTAAACATGACATTGGTTGCAAATGGGTGTACAAAACTAAGTTTAAGGCAGATGGTAGCATTGAGAGGTTCAAAGCTTATTTGGTTGCTAAGGGTTTTAATCAAAATGAGGGCTTTGACTATCACGAGACATTTAGTCCTATTGCCAAGCACAAAATTGTTAAAGTATTTCTCGCTCTTGATTTGCTAATAATTGGTACCTTTCTCAACTTGATGTTAATAATGTGTTTCTTAATGAGGATCTTCTCgaagaaatttatatggatCTTCCCCTTGGCtatcaacttttgagggagacTGCTATTGAATCTAATAGCTCACAGTCTAAAGACATTAAGCTTGTGTGCAAATTACACAGAAATCAttgtatggtttaaaacaggcTTCTAGACAATGGAATGCCAAGTTTATTGAGTGTTTGATTCATTGTGGATTTATTCAATCAAAGTCAGACTACTCTTTGTTCACTAAACATATGGGAGAAAATATTGTTGCtttattgatttatgttgatgacattatagcAAGCAACAAAATTGTTCTTATTGAAGATCTGAAGAAATACTTGAGCTCTTACTTTAAGCTTAAAGATTTAGgcaaacaaaaatatttccTTGGGCTTCAAATAGCTAGATCCAAGCGTGGAATCTCACTATCTCAAAGAAAGTATACTCTTGAGTTGTTGGAAGACTATGGTCATTTGGGAGCAAAACCAAGTAATACACATATGGAGGTAATCATAAGATGGTTCATATTGATAATGACTTTCTACAAGATCCAGTAATGTATAGGCAGCTTATAGGAAAGTTGTTATACCTAACTCTAACAAGACCTGATATTAGCAGTgttattcatattttaactcaGTTTATGGACAAACTAGCAATAATACATTTGAATGCTGCATAcagagttttgagatattttaagTCAGCCCCAGGACAAGGCATACTTATGTCATCATCTTTTGATTTCATCCTAAAAACATATTCGAATAGTGATTGGGGAGGGTGCAATGAAACAAGAAAATCCTTGATAggattttgtgtttttcttggagATGCTTTGGTTAGTTAGAAGTCAAAGAAACAGCAAATGGTGGCAAAAAGTTATGTTAAAGAAAAGTATAGGCCAATGGTTGTAACTACATGTAAGGTTATGTGACtgatttatttgttaaatgaattcaaaattcgtCATGAGGGATCAGTGCATTTATATTGTGATAATGTTTCAGCATTGCATATCTCCAAGAATCCAGtgtttcatgaaagaacaaaggATATTGAACTGGATTGTCATTTTGTCAGAGAAAATGTGCTTGCATGAGTGATAAAGTCATTGCATTTAAAGACCAATCTCCAGTTAGCAAACATGTTTACAAAGGCATTGCATCCATCTCGATTTCACAGTTTACTGGTCAATATGAGCAGTCATAACATGCTCGTCTTGAGGAAAAGTGTTAAGAATGAGAAAATTGTTAAATCAGTTTTTGATTATTGTTAATTAACTAAACTAATTTCGATTAGTTAGATTAGTTAGAAACataattttgtttctgtttatttttccctcatttcttCTATATGTAAGTTTTGTTTTTCATTCATCAATAAAGTTGAGGCATTCATTTCATAACAGTGCCTTCCTTCCATAGAAGCAACAACTCTTTCCCTCACAAATTTAGatctttttcttgatttttctctttcgctctcatctctctctctctctctcaacttcgTCTTCTACATGTTGTGGGTTGCCGAGAATCGTAGGTAAAAACAACCCTACGTTGCCATGTCCAACGATTTTAGTTTTGGGATGGGTTTTTGCCATGGATAAGATTGTTGGTATCTTGGTTCATGGTGTTGATTCCTCTTTTGCTCCTTCTAATCAGTTCCTTGAACTGACGTTGTGTGTGGCTTCTGcttctgtttttcttcttcttcttgttcttcttcatgaTGAACCCTAGCCCTAAATAGCAAGAAGGTCGTGGTTGGGTAGCTTCGACGACAGTGGTCGAAAGCCACCATCGCCGGCCAacatctccccccccccccaaacaatcACGCGCACAGCTTGGCAACCAAATTTTCAAAccctaaaaattaattttgggtgTTTGGTTGGTTGGTGCAAGCCTAATCCAATCCATGGATAGGTTGCACCTGATTGCTCCAAGTTAGTCTAGAATTGATTTAATACCTAAATTGATAAAGAATAATTGGGATAGCCAATTCTATTGGTTATCTAATTCCTGATTTAATACAATGCAGATTTATTTAACGGCTAAATTGATAAAGGTAATTGGGATAGCCAATTCCAATGATTATTCAATTCCcgatttaataaataatattgagACTAGTTTATGATATTTCTAATTATCTAATCCCCAATTTATTTACATTAGCTTGTGATATTTCAATTGTCCAATCCCCGATTTATTTATAGTAGCTTATGATATCCCTAGTTTATTGACTTTCTAAATAGGTCTATATTACCCTTGGTTGGCCAAATCCAATGGTTAaccaattttgattttaatttagtaaCTAAAACAAacccaattttattttaagtgggaactaaatttattttcaaaaatctaaatttaattggTAAAACTTAATCCTTATGTTCCATTAAATCCCAACCAATTTTCTTAAAAGTCCAACTTTAGAATTATATTCACCTCACTTTGTTTTTTGTGCTTGTCTCATCTTGGTCCATTAGTCAGTTAGAATAGACGTTTTAGATCGTTGGAAATATTTTACatcttgcatttttttatttaattcttatatagtttaataattttattaggtgATTTTCACGCAACCCAGTCAAGAGGCAACTAAGGGAATTCTAAACTTAATATAACATTGTGAGTAGGTAATTTGTATTATAGTGGCATTTATTGTATTCATATTGCTAATCATCGTTgtattcttaatatattttcacaatgacatttcttaaaattgcatttGGGAAAAATAGAATCCATGTTGCCTGACTGTGCATGTTGACACTTATAgttgatttcatttttttttaatttgcatttggAAAAAATATGATCAACGTTGCCTTGATTTATGCAAATTGATACTAATATCTAATTCATTGCATATGACACTTCTGATACTGAATGATAGCATAAAATGTGTCTTAAAAGGAGTAATTAGTTAAAACATTATATTACTAACTTAAGTAAAAGTTAGTTATTAGTGCACCACGTATACATTAGGGTGAGAATTGGTTCACTCTTGTTGGCGTGAGAGGTTCTGCCCTCATGTTCAAATCAGGTGTGAGAGGTTCCACCATTATGTTCAAATCAAGCATGAGTGGTTCCGCCAAAGTATAATTTGTGGGTGAAAGTCGTTTCGCCTCTAAGTTAATGAAATATGTGAATTATGATTCTAACTTGTTTACTCCTAAATGCGCATGCTTAATTTGTCATTTCTTACATTGTCTTAATTATTACTTGACATGACATGGCACGATGATTTATCTTTCAATGCATTGATGTTATATTCCCCCATTATAATGCTCTTTATCTCTCACTTAGTCTATAGTAGGCTTACCccttaatattttcaaaattgtagGTTGGCATTGACCCTGGCGGTAAGGATCAAGTTAGGCGATTCTAATTGCATAGACCCTAGACATGCTCTATGTTGCAGTACGAACACCTCACTTCATTGGACTTGTGCATCGGGAGGCTtatgtttctttccttttgtgatTTAGTAAATTTCGAATATTGTAATCATATGATGAACTTTGGGCGGTGGGCACTGCAATTTCAGAATAAAGGCAATGgagattttcataatttatttgagaTGTTTAAAGACAGATGATAATGTATAGGGTAATCTTCAAAATGATGAATATTATGCTGCAATTTAGTGAAACCCCAGGTCGTAGGTCAACTTTTGAAGCCTGCAGACATCTCAACTGAACTCACAAGCAGCTAGGTTCCATCTTATTTAGCTCTACAGAATGATGATAAACTGTTTGCAGAAGATCTAGCATGGAATCTCTTGGCCGAATCAACAGATCCTGCTAGCAGTTGCATGGCCTTTCTCTCACATAATGGAGCAGTTGGGGACACCATAAGGCTCATAGCGCACCTCGACAAGGCGGCAGCAGGCACTGCAACAAGGAGGCAGAGGAGCTGGAGGAGGCTTTGGAGGCTCCGTCTTCGGAGGCTCCGGATCcggctttggctttggctttggtTCGCTAACACTGCCGAAAACTGCGGTCTTCCAAGTCTTCCTCACTTGCTTTGCCACTTGAATTGGATCAACGTCCCCAACCACCTTCAGTATCCCCTTTTGCTCATCCACAGATACTTCTGCAAGACCTGTTCAGCAAGCATACGCTAATAAATTTGTCTTGAAGTAATGAAAGTATTGTTCAGAATCAAATttgaatgaagatgatgaagctGATACCTTCAAGTTTTGCAACTGCTTTCAGTATCTGAGTCTTGCATTTCTGGCAGGCGATGCAGACCTTCAATTCTATAATCTGGAGTAATGTAAATATGCATGGAAACAGATGAACAAGAGATGAAGGAAACTTGAATGAGTGCACCAAAAGGTGAAGTATTATTACCGTATTACCTTCATGGCAGTAGTTTGAGGCAAGAAGCTGGATATTGAACTTGTGGCTTCATTTCATTCCTATTTGTGCACATCAAGATAACTCGCTGTTTAAGGGTTATTGGAAGACCTTGACTATGTGAAGGTGGCCTCCACGTGAGCTTAGACCCCATATGGTAAGAAATGTCAGAAAAGCTAGTGAAAGGGCATTATTGGTCTACAAGTTAGCAATAGTACCTGGCCTGCGCCAATGAAAGAGACCTTCAATAACACGTTTTGCACCTGGCCTTCGAATTTTCTAAGCAAGATTTTTTGTGATTGGCCTTTTCTTCTTACTAGCAATAGTAAGATTACAAAATACTTAATTCTcacctaatttttaattttgagatttaattcttaattttattgattaggATATTCAaccctttttttatttaattttaattttaaattattatttattattaatatatcttTGAGACCGAAAGGTAAAATCTTTCACCTAAAAGGTCCCCCGCAATTCAGTCCCAAGATTTCTGTAAGAGAGGTAAATCACGAAACTCAGCAATGAGATTCGAACATAAGATCTGTGACTGTCTATATAGCGATTAGAATCTAGGACTCTTTGGGGTCAACACATGTACGGTCTCAACTATTGGACTATATCCGTGATGACTTGTTATTGATATATCTATAGATATGTTAGAAGAATCAATGTGAGAAATTTTACATGTTATAGAAATTTTACATGTTAATTAAAatcatgtaaattttattatttcatcaATCAAATCATTTAATCTGGCTGAGTGTcatgttaataatttatgataaaatataaaaatagtaaaCAATTGTCTAAAGTTGAGATTAAGTGGTAGATTTTTCACCTCATCAATCAgatcattaataatttaatgttatttgatgTTATTAGCTACCCTACATGgggattaattaatcaattaatttcataatgaaGACGTGAATGGAGGTTGCTGAAGACGTGAATGGAGGTTTGGTAGATGCCATCATTCCACACAACTTCCTACCATACTAAAAGcctttgtttaaaattaaaaattaaaaattaaaaattttaaatgaaagttCTTAGGTGGCAGTTGGGAGTAacagtttatttatttattttttttaaagtaaagttttaaataaaatgagacttTGTGTAACAGtaaagttgtttaaaaaatcaattactgtttagaggttattggattaaattttattaacgtagttaatttttattttttaagtaaaatacataaaagatattttatataaaagcTTAATACATACGATGCTACCTCGACAATTAGTTGAGATACGGAATCTTGATGTTTTTGTACATTAGGtatcaaatattataattttttaattgttgagagaGCATAACAATCCAGTCAACCTATTCAAATATTGTCAACTAGTCATTCACGTAATGTGCCACTCACGGAAACAAGGGCGTTTATATACGCACTAACTTTCCCTCGAGAAAAGaatttaaagtaataatttttagaatcatgctatttgtacagaatatatattacaaaaatatttatagaagAATCAAAATATCCATTTTGCCCCTGCAATTAATGACCCAAATGCCCAATAgcatctttctcttcctctgtCTCCCTCTCGCTTTCCCTTTCACACTGTTGACAGCAGCGGCAGCGGCAAGCGGCGGCAGTGGCAGAGGCAAGGCGAGGCGGCCGAGGCGACGTGATGAGGTGACAAAGGCAACGGGGCGAGGCGGCGGATGTTGCAGCGGTGAGGCGAGGCGAGAGCAGGCGGAGGCGAAGAATGGCGGCGTGTGAGGTTGCAGCGGTGAGGGAaggggggagagggagaaggggatGAATAGGGATCAAAATATCGCAAaattttgatgtcaaaatattGCGATATATCATCCCTGTAagtattttgtaaaattttttctgtacaaatagcattttcctaatttttaatGCTTAAACTATCGAATCTTGACGCTTTACACATCAAGGACTACAtgccatattttttaattattgacgCAGCATCGTATGTATTAAGCTTTgtaaaaacattttatttacaGGGTCTCATAAcatcaaaacattaaaaaaaatttaacatttgacCTCTAAATagtaactaattttttaaacaactttaTTGCAACGTTAAAGGTTATTTTGTTTAAAGTTTtgtctaaaaattaaaagtaaaatatgacTCTCAAACGTTagtcaataaatttttatttaaattttttacttttttatatatatgtaacacgAGCCAtccctctaatatatataacatgtatgtatatttatgtacaCTAGGgattaaataagtaattatacaattctaaatataaataatttttttggttttttatttttaatataaatggttaattttatacaagaaaataaaaatcttaattagttttgaagaTTATTTCCTATTCCTAATTGGTTTCTTGTTtagtttgtaattttattttatagtcaGTTGAAAATTGTTGTTAGGTAAGGAAACCTTAGTCTTGATGAATAAGGAAACCTTAACATTGTTGAACATGAAAACTAGTCTATAAGTAAGATGGTTGGCTTGTTAGTCAAGGAGAGCAAATCACTTGTGAGAGACCAGTGAGAGTTAAATTTTGGATGTAATTGAGACTTGgctttagagagagaatattgagatttgtagttgtaaactttattacatagtgatattttttctctGTCATTCTAACGGACGTGATTTTTCCCTTTTAGGGTTTCCTACGTAAAATCTCGtgtttgattgtgattggatcattttgtgtttatttctcatcttatttttttttcttcaacataaataattattcaaatgcAAATACAAGTGTATGGATTcttcatatacaaaattatgaCTATATAGACTCCAAGTGTATGGATtcttcatatataaaattatgaccatatagaattattttgattggGGATAGAGTTGGTgttcttaaaagaattaaaaagtcattggacaaaattaaaaaaaaaaaaatctatcataATGACTAATGTGGTCTTGGAATGAGTATTCGGTTCATTTGGTTAAATGAAAGTTCATTAGGTCGCAGTTGGTAGTAACATAAcagtttattttatatattttttaaaataaaattttaaataaaatgagacttTGTGTAACAGtaaagttgtttaaaaaatcaattactGTATACAGGTTGTtggatt from Diospyros lotus cultivar Yz01 chromosome 9, ASM1463336v1, whole genome shotgun sequence encodes the following:
- the LOC127810090 gene encoding heavy metal-associated isoprenylated plant protein 43-like, with translation MKIIELKVCIACQKCKTQILKAVAKLEGLAEVSVDEQKGILKVVGDVDPIQVAKQVRKTWKTAVFGSVSEPKPKPKPDPEPPKTEPPKPPPAPLPPCCSACCRLVEVRYEPYGVPNCSIM